One window from the genome of Cryptococcus deuterogattii R265 chromosome 10, complete sequence encodes:
- a CDS encoding translation initiation factor eIF-1A, with protein sequence MPKNKGKGGKNNRRGKKEDGENKRELIFKEDGQEYAQVVKMLGNGRLEAKCQDGESRLAQIRGQMRKKVWIVVGDIILLSLREFQDDRADVIHRYTPDEARNLKTYGELKDFQLVENQEAGGEEDEEGGIEFEEADIDDI encoded by the exons ATGCccaag AACAAGGGAAAG GGTGGTAAGAACAACCgacgaggaaagaaggaagatggcgagaACAAGCGAGAATTGATCTTTAAGGAGGACGGTCAGG AATACGCTCAGGTTGTCAAGATGCTTGGTAACGGTAGATTAGAAGCCAAGTGTCAGGATGGCGAGTCTCGTCTTGCGCAAATCCGAGGTcaaatgaggaagaag GTGTGGATTGTTGTCGGggacatcatcctcctctccctccgaGAGTTCCAGGACGACCGTGCTGATGTTATTCACCGATACACCCCTGACGAAGCTCGTAACCTCAAGACCTATGGAGAGTTGAAGGACTTCCAGCTTGTGGAGAACCAGGAGGCTGGtggcgaagaggacgaagaaggtggCATTGAGTTCGAGGAGGCTGACATTGATGACATCT AG
- a CDS encoding elongin-A, with protein MPDHLEYAEEEDLFGSEGEYDPTDPSILENVNPSVPIASPTAFLPFASTSKSAKQPAQVYPHIIRSSVSGRNDGEVRLQELRDSKKKGKEEPPKIGVRSLKSITMSVVQANSGRIWDIGDLEYSLVKPFIDEVPMEQLAEIEANSPHIKKDTDWLYEIFLLQDYRLFHERCRERQGQHRTIGWRKMYKKAKEDAAERQLQAADRVAARYKQLEEEKKSKSIIVLDRVMPDKKRTRGRGRGGSSIGSSSSSRTASATSAIAKARAEAQRARIALTHASGRYVPPTRTQTHAQRVASSQLFKNPFLPNGRASTSSTGYPPAPPPPQSRLPPPKSLRNSLDRITSISKNRKQLQYPLSSPISGSFPTSQYSQVRAALPTHLSGRTGTSSSQPSPERFRIDDNGKKKEFKEIHKPQVKNFEAPKLEKEKSKEKVDFFGDGGADGGGIFRIKKRKLGTEATAGGAKRPTL; from the exons ATGCCCGATCATCTCGAATAcgccgaagaagaagatctttTTGGGTCTGAGGGGGAATATGATCCTACAGACCCGTCCATTTTGGAAAACGTCAATCCTTCCGTTCCAATCGCCAGTCCTACtgccttcctccctttTGCATCGACATCCAAATCTGCGAAACAGCCTGCACAAGTTTACCCTCACATAATCAGGTCATCTGTTTCAGGAAGGAACGATGGTGAAGTGAGACTACAGGAACTGAGAGAttcgaaaaagaaggggaaagaagagcctCCGAAAATTGGAGTGAGATCGTTGAAGAGTATTACCATGAGCG TTGTACAAGCAAACTCCGGCCGAATTTGGGATATTGGAGACCTTGAGTATTCCCTTGTGAAGCCTTTCATCGATGAGGTTCCAATGGAGCAGCTGGCCGAAATCGAGGCTAATTCTCCT CATATAAAGAAGGACACAGACTGGTTATATGAGATATTTTTATTACAGGACTATCGTCTTTTCCATGAACGATGCCGTGAACGGCAGGGTCAGCACAGAACGATTGgttggagaaagatgtaCAAA aaagcaaaggaagatgcTGCAGAGCGCCAATTGCAAGCAGCTGACCGTGTGGCGGCCCGATACAAGcaattggaagaagaaaagaagtcgAAGAGCATAATAGTTTTGGACCGTGTTATGCCGGATAAAAAACGAACtagaggcagaggaaggggtGGTTCGAGTATTGGATCCTCAT CGTCTTCGAGGACAGCTAGTGCCACTAGTGCTATTGCAAAAGCTCGCGCTGAAGCTCAAAGGGCTAGGATCGCTCTTACTCACGCTTCGGGACGTTATGTCCCTCCGACCCGGACCCAAACACATGCTCAACGAGTTGCTTCAAGTCAGCTTTTCAAGAACCCTTTCCTGCCGAATGGAAGAGCTAGTACCTCATCTACCGGCTATCCCCCTGCTCCACCCCCGCCTCAAAGTCGCCTTCCGCCTCCGAAATCGCTGAGAAACTCTTTAGACCGCATAACGTCAATTTCCAAGAACCGTAAACAATTACAGTATCCATTATCCTCCCCCATATCTGGCTCGTTTCCCACTTCTCAGTATTCTCAAGTACGTGCAGCTCTTCCCACGCATTTATCTGGCCGGACCGGCACCAGctcttctcaaccatcTCCTGAAAGATTCAGAATAGATGAcaatgggaagaaaaaggaattCAAGGAGATCCACAAACCCCAAGTCAAGAATTTTGAGGCGCCAAAGttagagaaggagaaaagcaaagagaagGTCGACTTTTTTGGTGATGGAGGtgcagatggaggtggaatATTTAGGatcaagaaaagaaagttGGGGACGGAAGCTACAGCCGGAGGGGCAAAACGCCCAACACTATAA
- a CDS encoding NADPH dehydrogenase produces MSTAEATDILFSPIVLGAMKLQHRIALAPMTRNRAIPSNLNPDTFVPCPLMAEYYTQRTTEGGLIISEALPISLQAADALAVPGIFTEEQIEAWKPIVDAVHQAGGIFVAQLWHQGRTRTVKNEYPIISSSAVPIVKSFNGLLGLVPKPMSLEDIERVKEEYAQAATNCIKAGFDGVEIHSANGYLPEQFLHSNINRRDDKYGGSPENRNRFVLEICQAVTRAIGPDRFGLRLSPYGFFNEAGGGDRVEQWTMLCRDIKGLGWAYIHFMEPRYDEIRSGADKLAELGADNEEVTLDPFVNALGNCVPVIVAGGYDAVNVRKSRVLEDKKADVVAFGRYFTSNPDLVYRLKHNRPLVQYIRPRFYGPFLDPEVGYTDFPFCHELSNTPERKALLSSGTAKGLKVAQPGWQLSKSGIQLGGLFVPLTQD; encoded by the exons ATGTCCACTGCTGAGGCGACTGATATCCTCTTTTCGCCCATTGTTCTTGGAGCTATGAAGCTTCAACATAGAATTGCTTTGGCACCCATGACTAGGAATAGGGCTATTCCGTCCAATTTGAACCCCGACACGTTTgttccttgccctcttaTGGCGGAGTATTACACCCAAAGGACAACCGAAGGGGGTCTGATCATCAGTGAAGCATTGCCAATCTCTCTACAG GCTGCTGATGCTCTTGCAGTTCCTGGAATTTTCACCGAAGAGCAGATTGAGGCATGGAAACCAATTGTGGATGCTGTTCACCAAGCTGGAGGGATTTTCGTGGCCCAGC TTTGGCACCAAGGGCGTACAAGAACGGTCAAAAATGAATACCCAATtatatcatcttcagctGTTCCTATTGTCAAGTCCTTTAATGGCTTACTGGGGCTTGTTCCCAAACCTATGTCCCTTGAAGATATTGAACGCGTGAAGGAGGAGTATGCTCAAGCGGCAACGAACTGTATCAAGGCAGGCTTCGATGGAGTTGAGATACA CAGTGCGAACGGCTATCTGCCAGAGCaatttcttcattccaaCATCAATCGGCGAGATGACAAGTATGGGGGCTCTCCTGAGAACCGCAATCGCTTTGTCCTCGAAATATGTCAAGCCGTCACTCGGGCTATTGGGCCGGATCGTTTCGGTCTTCGGCTTTCCCCGTATGGCTTTTTCAATGAAGCGGGAGGAGGTGATAGAGTTGAACAATGGACGATGTTATGTCGGGATATCAAAGGCCTTGGATGGGCATACATTCATTTCATGGAGCCTCGTTATGATGAAATAAGGTCAGGTGCCGACAAGCTTGCCGAATTGGGAGCCGATAATGAAGAGGTAACTTTGGATCCTTTTGTGAATGCTCTTGGAAATTGTGTGCCCGTCATTGTGGCCGGTGGATACGATGCTGTCAATGTCAGAAAGTCAAGAGTTTTGGAGGATAAG AAAGCGGATGTTGTAGCTTTTGGACGCTACTTCACTTCCAATCCAGAC CTCGTCTATCGCCTAAAACATAATAGGCCTCTCGTCCAGTACATAAGACCACGGTTCTACGGGCCATTTTTAGATCCGGAAGTTGGCTACACTGATTTCCCTTTTTGTCACGAACTCTCCAACACCCCAGAACGGAAGGCACTGCTATCGAGTGGGACCGCAAAGGGTCTGAAGGTGGCACAACCTGGCTGGCAGCTATCAAAATCAGGAATACA ATTGGGAGGTTTGTTTGTCCCGCTTACTCAGGATTAG
- a CDS encoding kexin, producing MRPLFPLWGIFLALIVPPSLALQTPQPRAYDTYTYYALELDPSTSPAVASQISELLGVELVERIGELDGHFLVRTEGWTPEHAVIAKRSASHDPILKRWEALPSGLGKKSLTPLSLKQRAKRHKSYSSRSHYSRDDRTELIYAQNELHLSDPMLDQQWHLINTQMKDIELNVTGLWGRGITGEGVHVVIIDDGLDVQSKDLKDNFFAEGSYDFNDHTELPIPRLKDDQHGTRCAGEIAAVPNDVCGVGVAYGSKIAGVRILSAPISDADEAAALNYAYQLNDIYSCSWGPPDDGRSMEAPDGLILKAMVNGVQKGRDGKGSVFVFAAGNGGGSDDQCNFDGYTNSIFSVTVGAVDRKGLHPYYSEMCAAMMVVAPSSGSGDHIHTTDVGEDKCAHNHGGTSAAAPLAVGVFALALSVRPDLTWRDIQHLAVRHAVFFNPDDPAWELTTAGRHFSYKYGYGKLDAGLFVEAAEKWQLVKPQTWYDSPAVYLPTTSPADVIKRQDETADDTPSSDEEVSNPAPVVEPTGSFITEDGVTSTYEVTQSMLDDANFERLEHVTVRVWIDHQRRGDVEVELTSPNGIISVLCRQRRFDDADSGFPGWKFMSLKHWDENPVGKWTIKVKDQINPDKTGRFVAWSLQLWGESVDPALAKLWAPAEEGQPDEEQTGSDSSATATQKPKPTELLPGDHGEASGEANQPGLVSPTAQPQPTGTTGEDGDIAEPTSPTDADADEGFFSGISNLASSSTWLVAAGAIIILSGAAISAFFVFRARRQKRNLFGLSNNGQGARGAYQPVDDVQMSLLERGRRKFGKSKSESQGTKDLYDAFGDGPSDEEEDDLDERTALRFHDGFLEDNEPNEEEGPKTEYRDEPEPETLRDEEEAVGTKDKGKGKGPSEGESGSGSSSSWQDAAEEEARV from the exons ATGCGCCCCTTATTTCCCCTCTGGGGGATCTTTCTGGCGCTCATAGTCCCTCCATCACTTGCCCTGCAAACACCTCAGCCAAGGGCCTACGATACGTACACTTACTACGCTTTGGAGCTCGACCCTTCAACATCTCCAGCAGTTGCGTCGCAAATCTCAGAATTATTAGGTGTCGAGCTCGTGGAACGTATAGGAGAGTTAGACGGGCATTTTCTTGTCAGGACTGAAGGGTGGACGCCAGAACATGCGGTGATAGCTAAAAGAAGTGCTTCGCATGATCCAATATTGAAGCGATGGGAAGCATTGCCTTCAGGTCTTGGCAAGAAATCTCTCACGCCCTTGTCACTTAAACAGCGTGCCAAGCGACATAAATCATATTCTTCTCGTTCCCACTATTCAAGAGACGATAGGACAGAGCTCATATATGCTCAAAATGAACTGCACTTGTCAGACCCTATGCTCGATCAGCAATGGCATCTCATCAATACCCAGATGAAAGACATCGAACTCAATGTCACTGGTCTTTGGGGGAGGGGTATCACTGGTGAGGGCGTGCACGTGGTGATCATAGATGATGGGTTAGATGTACAGAGCAAAGATTTGAAGGATAATTTC TTTGCTGAAGGGTCTTACGACTTCAACGACCACACTGAGCTTCCGATTCCTCGCCTCAAAGACGATCAGCATGGTACTAGATGCGCTGGTGAGATTGCTGCTGTTCCCAACGACGTATGTGGAGTTGGCGTAGCATACGGCAGCAAAATCGCTGGTGTCCGTATCCTTTCTGCTCCAATATCTGATGCCGACGAAGCAGCTGCCCTCAATTATGCCTATCAACTCAATGACATCTATTCTTGCTCATGGGGCCCTCCTGACGATGGGAGGTCGATGGAAGCTCCTGATGGTTTGATCCTGAAGGCGATGGTGAACGGCGTTCAAAAGGGACGAGACGGTAAAGGATCGGTTTTCGTGTTTGCTGCTGGCAACGGCGGTGGATCAGACGATCAATGCAATTTTGACGGATACACGAACTCTATTTTCTCTGTCACTGTTGGCGCGGTAGATAGGAAAGGATTACATCCTTACTATTCAGAGATGTGTGCGGCAATGATGGTGGTCgcgccttcttctggtAGTGGAGATCACATT CATACAACAGACGTTGGCGAGGATAAGTGCGCGCACAACCATGGCGGAACTTCTGCAGCCGCACCCCTCGCTGTTGGAGTTTTCGCTCTCGCCCTTTCAGTGCGACCGGACCTTACTTGGCGAGACATTCAACATCTGGCCGTCCGGCATGCTGTTTTCTTCAACCCCGATGATCCAGCTTGGGAATTGACCACTGCTGGAAGACATTTCAGCTACAAGT ATGGTTATGGAAAGCTTGATGCAGGATTGTTCGTTGAAGCTGCTGAAAAATGGCAACTCGTCAAGCCCCAAACGTGGTATGATTCTCCAGCGGTTTATCTCCCTACCACTTCTCCTGCCGATGTCATCAAACGTCAAGATGAAACTGCCGACGACACCCCTAGCTCTGACGAGGAGGTTTCCAACCCTGCGCCTGTGGTCGAACCCACTGGATCTTTCATTACAGAAGATGGTGTCACCTCCACGTATGAAGTCACTCAGTCTATGCTTGATGACGCCAACTTTGAGAGGCTGGAGCATGTCACTGTTAGGGTTTGGATCGACCATCAGAGGAGGGGTGATGTTGAGGTGGAGCTCACCAGTCCCAATGGGATAATTAGTGTCCTGTGCAGGCAGAGGCGGTTTGATGATGCGGACAGTGGTTTCCCTGGCTGGAAATTTATGTCTTTGAAGCATTG GGATGAGAACCCGGTAGGCAAATGGACTATCAAAGTCAAAGACCAAATCAATCCCGATAAAACCGGTCGTTTCGTCGCATGGTCACTTCAGTTGTGGGGTGAATCTGTTGATCCTGCCCTTGCCAAACTTTGGGCACccgcagaagaaggtcaacCTGACGAAGAGCAAACTGGTTCCGATTCTAGCGCTACCGCCACCCAGAAGCCCAAACCTACGGAACTCCTTCCTGGGGATCATGGTGAGGCCTCTGGTGAAGCGAACCAGCCAGGACTCGTATCTCCTACCGCTCAGCCTCAACCCACAGGCACGACtggtgaagatggggaTATCGCGGAGCCAACCAGCCCAACGGATGCTGATGCTGACGAAGGGTTCTTCAGCGGTATCTCCAATCTCGCTTCGTCTTCTACATGGCTTGTCGCCGCGGGCGCCATTATCATTCTCTCTGGTGCTGCTATCAGTGCCTTTTTCGTTTTCCGTGCCCGACGGCAAAAGCGCAATCTATTCGGCTTATCCAACAACGGTCAAGGTGCTCGTGGCGCTTACCAACCTGTTGATGACGTGCAGATGAGTCTCCTCGAGAGAGGCAGGAGGAAGTTtggcaagagcaagagtgAGAGCCAAGGAACGAAAGATTTGTATGATGCTTTTGGAGACGGACCGagtgacgaagaggaggatgatttggatgaGAGGACTGCCCTGAGGTTTCACGATGGTTTTTTGGAGGATAACGAGCcgaatgaggaggaagggccCAAGACAGAGTACAGGGATGAACCGGAGCCTGAGACTCTtagggatgaagaggaagcagtGGGAACGAAGGATAAGGGCAAGGGGAAAGGTCCAAGCGAGGGAGAGAGTGGTAGTGGAAGTTCAAGCAGTTGGCAAGATGccgctgaagaagaggcgcGTGTGTAA
- a CDS encoding smooth muscle cell associated protein-1 isoform 2 translates to MNVQIDEAALDVLLKRLASSPSLSIDDITLLANAFTPSSSRLARATAYLCLSKACSDLDSKQAGGKIIHDAIFPYFNSIFHKPVPKIQEIENDEDAVEVMEPEICVPAVSLLTALFPIAPSASTSLLTGKLGDEDDSLGILLELAELPSPLQPSLAELFVAAADTKQGRDLALTRGMGWLKGGVKYEGGNGDVAALCAAALSKLSGSSDARHEIPQSEGQGGESMRFSNSDNEELAKKMMVFVENSSNNYAALQATIEGLAVLSLRPRIKVLLSSSPKFLKALIDLPPVPGRKGGSLPLTPRGRIHADNDAKLFESVETSFCYGLASILVNLTSLKPVLSEQDREVEKLRKMAISADKNKLNEQDEDTELDNNLEVLKRVKVVLAAGCVNALSGLVRTDSRLVKEAIGRLCRNLVDSPDEEKDRRELMRRRVLFVKDGGFKVLSIVVRDLLAMATAKPSAKASDTTVLPANPVPVDILPSFQALAKLVITTDPATLFPPPHQVTALNALTPLYHLLIHPDSLLIQRFEALMALTNITSIDPTISAKLVKATIKPLKIDGLFRTSSSDEEVRVITKVEEMMLDDNELARRAAVQLVCNLSSSQTGYDYFSGEDSTTTPSRARSLLNVLVILTCMDDVPTQSAAGGALAMLTESPIACKYILMGDIQSSSSADQTPPRSPWSRICSLLEPAPDVDYDERAELIPIISSTPPQPNVELVRRGAIILYNLLEYVVSLQGKEREQEKKRIEADGIQEVLLGVLKVVKGTGDEMTQPVVLSLKMIRDDLKCAH, encoded by the exons ATGAACGTGCAGATAGACGAAGCGGCCCTCGATGTCCTTCTAAAACGGCTAGCATCTTCGCCCTCCTTATCTATCGACGACATCACTCTCTTGGCCAACGCCTTtacaccttcatcttcacgACTGGCCCGAGCAACGGCGTATCTCTGCTTGTCAAAAGCTTGCAGCGACCTTGATTCCAAACAGGCTGGCGGAAAAATCATTCACGATGCTATATTTCCTTACTTTAATTCAATCTTCCACAAACCGGTGCCAAAAATACAAGAGATAGAAAACGACGAAGACGCGGTGGAGGTAATGGAGCCCGAAATCTGTGTGCCAGCCGTTTCTCTTCTTACAGCGCTTTTCCCTATCGCCCCTTCAGCCTCTACATCTTTATTGACAGGAAAActtggggatgaagatgattcATTGGGTATACTACTAGAGCTTGCAGAATTACCGTCGCCTCTTCAACCATCACTGGCTGAGCTTTTTGTCGCTGCGGCTGATACCAAGCAAGGGCGCGATCTTGCTTTGACCAGAGGAATGGGCTGGCTGAAGGGAGGTGTAAAATATGAAGGAGGCAACGGTGATGTGGCAGCTCTTTGCGCTGCAGCGCTGAGTAAACTATCAGGCAGTAGCGATGCGCGTCATGAGATACCGCAATCTGAGGGTCAGGGAGGGGAATCTATGAGGTTCTCAAACAGCGACAATGAAGAGCttgcgaagaagatgatggttTTTGTTGAGAATTCCTCAAATAATTACGCAGCTTTACAAGCGACCATTGAAGGTCTTGCTGTTCTGTCCCTCCGACCCCGCATCAAagtccttctttcctcttctccaaaatTCCTTAAAGCGCTTATCGACTTGCCTCCTGTGCCTGGCCGTAAGGGCGGGTCCCTCCCCCTAACGCCTCGGGGCAGGATCCACGCTGACAACGATGCTAAGCTGTTCGAGTCGGTCGAAACGAGCTTCTGCTACGGTCTCGCTAGTATACTAGTAAACCTCACAAGCCTAAAGCCTGTACTTTCAGAGCAAGATCGGGAAGTTGAAAAGTTGCGGAAGATGGCCATCTCCGCCGACAAGAACAAGCTCAATGAGCAGGATGAGGACACCGAGCTGGACAACAACCTGGAAGTTCTCAAACGAGTTAAGGTGGTGTTGGCAGCTGGGTGTGTCAATGCTTTGAGCGGGCTAGTCCGAACAGACAGTAGGCTTGTGAAGGAGGCTATAGGGAGGCTGTGTAGGAACCTTGTGGATTCGccagatgaggagaaagatcGGAGAGAATtaatgagaagaagggttttGTTCGTGAAAGACGGCGGATTTAAAGTACTTTCAATCGTAGTGAGAGACCTCTTGGCGATGGCAACGGCTAAGCCTTCTGCTAAAGCCTCAGACACGACCGTACTTCCCGCCAACCCTGTCCCCGTCGATATTCTACCCTCCTTTCAAGCTTTGGCGAAGCTTGTTATCACTACCGACCCAGCgactctcttccctcctccacatcaGGTTACAGCCCTCAATGCTCTAACCCCTCTTTaccatcttctcatccatccaGACTCTCTCCTCATTCAGCGATTCGAAGCTCTCATGGCTCTCACCAACATTACATCCATCGATCCTACCATCTCCGCCAAACTTGTCAAAGCTACTATCAAACCACTCAAAATCGACGGTTTATTCAGAACATCTTCtagtgatgaggaggtgCGAGTGATTACcaaggttgaagagatgatgTTAGATGATAATGAGCTTGCTAGAAGGGCTGCAGTTCAATTGGTCTGCAAcctttcatcctctcaaaCTGGCTACGACTACTTTTCAGGAGAAGACTCTACCACAACACCTTCTCGTGCGAGATCGTTGCTAAATGTACTGGTAATCTTGACTTGCATGGATGATGTCCCGACTCaatcagcagcaggaggCGCGCTTGCCATGCTCACCGAATCGCCGATTGCGTGCAAGTACATTCTTATGGGTGATAttcaatcctcttcatcggctGATCAGACGCCTCCGAGATCTCCGTGGTCAAGAATCTGCAGCTTACTGGAGCCTGCGCCCGATGTGGATTACGACGAAAGGGCCGAACTTATACCGATAATATCATCTACACCTCCACAACCTAACGTAGAGCTTGTGCGCCGTGGTGCCATCATCTTGTACAACCTTTTAGAGTACGTCGTCAGTCTACAAGGGAAAGAGcgagagcaagagaagaaaaggattgAAGCGGATGGGATACAGGAGGTGCTGTTGGGTGTGTtgaaggtggtgaagggTACAGGTGACGAAATGACCCAGCCGGTGGTCTTGAGCTTAAAAATGATTCGGGATGATTTGAAAT GCGCTCATTGA